One window from the genome of Synechococcus sp. PROS-7-1 encodes:
- a CDS encoding TIGR02450 family Trp-rich protein: MSWKAAQAWTSRTPREGRRHFRLVLQGGRGAERWVELCSVLNPEVRLRLSWSELRDRSRWDSGWQPIPPDASEGDS; the protein is encoded by the coding sequence GCAGCCCAGGCCTGGACAAGCCGCACCCCCCGGGAGGGTCGCCGCCACTTCCGCTTGGTGCTCCAGGGAGGGCGGGGAGCCGAGCGCTGGGTGGAACTGTGCTCCGTTCTCAACCCTGAGGTTCGGCTTCGCCTCAGCTGGAGCGAGCTCCGCGACCGATCGCGCTGGGACAGTGGCTGGCAACCGATTCCCCCTGACGCCTCAGAAGGAGACAGCTGA
- the katG gene encoding catalase/peroxidase HPI: MSDLKCPFSGHTGAVTPAGNTGNGDWWPNQINLGILHQHHPASNPLGDAFDYPSAFAALDYSALKADLQALMTDSQDWWPADWGHYGALFIRLAWHSAGTYRTGDGRGGAGHGNQRFAPLNSWPDNTNLDKARRLLWPIKRKYGNAISWADLIILSGNVALESMGFRTFGFAGGREDIWQPEEDVFWGKETGWLKDERRNDKGELDQPLAAVEMGLIYVNPEGPHGEPDPVASGRDVRETFARMGMTVEETVALVAGGHTFGKCHGAAPDSNLEAEPEGAALHEQGLGWRNTYESGKGEHTITSGIEGAWKPNPTRWDQGYFQMMFTYEWELTKSPAGAWQWTAKDVKPEHMIPDAHVAGKSSAPIMTTADLSLRHDAIMEPVARRFHLDQEAFADAFARAWFKLTHRDLGPRALYLGPDVPEEVQIWQDPVPPVTHPLIDEAEISNLKQQILASGQSISALVATAWGSASTFRGSDRRGGANGGRIRLLPQRTWEVNDPEQLNGVLTALETIQSQFNSSSNDGKSVSIADLIVLGGCAAVEKAAADGGHTVVVPFRPGRSDAGPEQTDTASFNVLKPLADGFRNWRRSGLPLRAEELLIDKAQLLTLSAPEMTVLLAGLRVLGANTAGNRQGVFTQNVGVLSNDFCVNLLDMTTRWTPTSETQDAYIGRDSATGAERWSASRADLVFGSNSQLRAIVEVYAQNDGGSRFVADFVKAWVKVMELDRFDLRS; this comes from the coding sequence ATGTCTGATCTGAAATGCCCCTTCAGTGGCCACACCGGTGCGGTCACACCCGCAGGCAATACAGGCAACGGCGATTGGTGGCCCAATCAGATCAACCTCGGGATCCTGCACCAGCATCACCCGGCCTCCAATCCCCTCGGTGACGCATTCGATTACCCGTCGGCTTTCGCCGCACTGGATTACAGCGCCCTGAAGGCAGACCTTCAGGCGCTGATGACCGACTCTCAAGACTGGTGGCCCGCCGACTGGGGCCATTACGGAGCACTGTTCATCCGTCTGGCCTGGCACAGCGCCGGCACCTATCGCACGGGGGATGGACGTGGCGGTGCCGGCCACGGCAATCAACGCTTTGCCCCCCTCAACAGCTGGCCTGACAACACCAACCTCGACAAGGCCAGGCGCCTGCTGTGGCCGATCAAGCGCAAGTACGGCAATGCCATCTCCTGGGCTGATCTGATCATCCTTTCGGGCAATGTGGCCCTGGAATCCATGGGCTTCCGCACCTTCGGCTTCGCCGGCGGCCGAGAGGACATCTGGCAACCGGAAGAGGATGTGTTCTGGGGAAAGGAAACCGGCTGGCTCAAGGATGAGCGCCGCAACGACAAAGGAGAGCTTGACCAGCCTCTGGCCGCTGTGGAGATGGGGCTCATCTACGTGAATCCCGAAGGTCCCCACGGTGAACCGGATCCCGTGGCCTCTGGACGCGACGTGCGTGAGACCTTTGCGCGCATGGGCATGACCGTGGAGGAAACCGTGGCTCTTGTGGCCGGGGGACACACCTTCGGCAAGTGCCATGGAGCCGCCCCAGACAGCAACCTTGAGGCCGAACCGGAAGGTGCTGCTCTGCATGAGCAGGGCCTTGGATGGCGCAATACCTACGAATCGGGCAAAGGCGAGCACACCATCACCAGTGGCATCGAAGGCGCCTGGAAACCGAACCCCACCCGATGGGATCAGGGCTATTTCCAGATGATGTTCACCTACGAGTGGGAGCTCACCAAGAGCCCAGCAGGCGCTTGGCAGTGGACGGCCAAGGATGTGAAGCCCGAGCACATGATTCCCGATGCCCATGTGGCCGGAAAGTCATCCGCTCCGATCATGACCACCGCTGATCTGTCCCTCAGGCACGACGCGATCATGGAGCCGGTGGCCCGGCGCTTCCATCTCGACCAGGAGGCGTTCGCCGATGCGTTTGCCCGGGCCTGGTTCAAACTCACCCATCGCGATCTCGGCCCCCGCGCCCTTTACCTCGGACCGGATGTTCCCGAGGAGGTGCAGATCTGGCAGGACCCCGTTCCGCCCGTCACCCACCCCTTGATTGATGAGGCTGAAATCAGCAACCTCAAGCAGCAGATCCTGGCCAGTGGCCAAAGCATTTCTGCCCTCGTGGCAACAGCCTGGGGCTCAGCATCCACGTTCCGCGGATCCGATCGCCGAGGGGGCGCCAATGGCGGACGCATCCGGCTGCTGCCCCAACGCACCTGGGAGGTGAACGACCCCGAGCAACTCAATGGTGTGCTCACGGCGCTGGAGACGATTCAGTCTCAGTTCAACAGCAGCTCCAACGATGGCAAGTCGGTCTCGATCGCTGATTTGATCGTGCTGGGAGGGTGTGCAGCCGTGGAGAAGGCTGCCGCTGATGGCGGACACACCGTGGTGGTGCCCTTCCGTCCTGGGCGCAGCGATGCGGGCCCGGAGCAAACCGATACCGCGTCGTTCAATGTGCTCAAGCCCTTGGCCGACGGATTCCGCAACTGGCGGCGCAGCGGCCTTCCCCTGCGGGCCGAGGAGTTGCTCATCGACAAAGCCCAGCTGCTCACGCTCAGCGCCCCTGAAATGACCGTGCTGCTGGCGGGTCTGCGCGTGTTGGGAGCGAACACCGCCGGCAACCGTCAAGGCGTGTTCACCCAGAACGTTGGCGTACTTAGCAACGATTTCTGTGTGAACCTGCTGGACATGACAACCCGCTGGACGCCAACCAGCGAGACACAGGATGCCTACATCGGTCGCGACAGCGCAACCGGTGCCGAACGCTGGAGCGCGAGCCGCGCCGACCTGGTGTTTGGATCCAACAGCCAGCTTCGCGCCATTGTTGAGGTGTACGCCCAGAACGATGGCGGCAGCCGCTTTGTGGCCGACTTCGTCAAAGCCTGGGTGAAGGTGATGGAGCTCGACCGCTTCGATCTGCGCAGCTGA
- a CDS encoding DUF1993 family protein has protein sequence MSTDLHTLAIRQLRRILTNLQLILRLAAADLEARGIDESVLLASRLYPDMFDLQQQVQAATDIARRGAARLIGEEPSSLPDNAPTFEGLIARIDTTLSQLGEFPAEAFIGKEQTTVTMPIPKSFGGGQLTFNALEFLTDFLLPNVYFHTTTAYAILRHNGVNIGKRDFLGMELSSS, from the coding sequence ATGAGCACCGATCTGCACACCCTGGCCATCCGGCAGCTCAGACGGATCCTCACCAATCTTCAGCTCATTCTGCGCCTGGCGGCCGCGGATCTTGAAGCAAGGGGAATCGATGAATCCGTGCTGCTCGCAAGCCGGCTGTACCCCGACATGTTCGACCTTCAGCAACAGGTGCAAGCTGCCACCGACATCGCCCGACGAGGAGCGGCACGGCTCATTGGCGAAGAGCCGTCATCCCTTCCCGACAATGCGCCCACTTTTGAGGGACTGATCGCCCGCATCGACACCACCCTGTCCCAACTGGGGGAATTCCCTGCAGAAGCGTTCATCGGCAAAGAACAAACCACCGTGACCATGCCGATCCCCAAGAGTTTCGGTGGCGGCCAACTCACCTTCAACGCCCTCGAGTTCCTCACCGACTTCCTTCTGCCCAACGTGTATTTCCACACCACGACGGCCTACGCCATTCTTCGCCACAACGGCGTCAACATCGGCAAGCGTGATTTTCTGGGGATGGAATTAAGCAGCTCCTGA
- a CDS encoding high light inducible protein: MARNSAQDSWFQGSAARAIHEEQLARVERFNGRAAMLGFVIGVITEGLTGQGILHQIGLGPLVDGYAACSAQYLPFCF; this comes from the coding sequence ATGGCACGTAATTCCGCACAAGACAGCTGGTTCCAAGGTTCTGCAGCCAGAGCCATCCATGAAGAGCAGCTGGCACGCGTCGAGCGCTTCAACGGTCGCGCCGCCATGCTCGGCTTTGTGATTGGCGTGATCACCGAAGGGTTGACCGGACAAGGGATCCTGCATCAGATCGGCCTGGGGCCCCTGGTTGATGGCTACGCCGCTTGCAGCGCCCAATACTTGCCCTTCTGCTTCTGA
- a CDS encoding class I SAM-dependent methyltransferase, whose translation MTTGSSVVVQVLSANERYKLDGSDDALFYSEPRFVQHLDGGFRGRLTQLYRERIPTCAVVLDLMSSWVSHLPEDQHYEQVIGHGLNPQELQANPRLDRHWVQNLNQSQELPLDDSSVDCTLIVAGWQYLQQPEAIAEELLRITRPNGQVIVAFSNRMFFTKAPQIWTDGADGDHLRYVAEVLMAQGWPKPELIAEETSKPGPMGWVGGKGDPFFAVIATKPVPSAVSF comes from the coding sequence ATGACAACGGGCAGTTCAGTGGTCGTTCAGGTTCTCAGTGCCAACGAGCGCTACAAGCTGGATGGCAGCGATGATGCTCTCTTCTACAGCGAACCTCGGTTCGTTCAGCATCTTGATGGCGGTTTCAGAGGGCGACTGACCCAGCTCTATCGCGAACGCATCCCCACCTGTGCCGTGGTGCTGGATCTAATGAGCAGCTGGGTGAGCCATCTCCCCGAGGATCAGCATTACGAGCAGGTGATCGGCCATGGCCTCAACCCCCAGGAGTTGCAGGCCAATCCCCGTCTCGATCGTCATTGGGTTCAGAACCTCAACCAGTCGCAGGAGTTGCCCCTCGACGACAGCAGCGTGGATTGCACCTTGATCGTGGCGGGATGGCAATACCTGCAGCAGCCGGAAGCCATTGCCGAGGAGCTTCTGCGGATCACCCGCCCCAACGGCCAGGTGATTGTTGCGTTCAGCAATCGCATGTTCTTTACCAAAGCTCCCCAGATCTGGACCGATGGTGCCGATGGCGATCACCTTCGCTACGTCGCTGAGGTGCTGATGGCTCAGGGCTGGCCGAAGCCGGAACTGATTGCGGAGGAAACTTCCAAGCCTGGTCCCATGGGATGGGTTGGCGGCAAGGGCGACCCCTTCTTTGCGGTGATTGCCACCAAACCCGTTCCGTCAGCTGTCTCCTTCTGA
- a CDS encoding NAD(P)/FAD-dependent oxidoreductase, with amino-acid sequence MTTKTEVIVIGSGIGGLCCAALCARAGHEVLVLEAHGAPGGAAHGFQRQGYHFESGPSLWSGLGRWPSNNPLAQILRALDEPIEVMSYRDWDVLFPEGHLRIGVGADGFEQVVQQLRGDAALEEWRRFARTLQPIAAAADALPLLALPAGGIDGLGPLFRRSGRLLPHLPALRHLSGAFGPLVDRHLTDPFLRHWVDLLCFLISGMPMADTNAAAMATLFGEWFDPEACLDFPKGGSAGVVNALVRGLQKHGGTLRLGARVKQIRLDGDRVIGVELTNGEQLDADHVVSNADAWSTAALLPENGALRWRQDRLSTPACGSFLHLHLGFDAAGLDDLPIHTVWVGDWERGITAERNAVVVSVPSVLDPGMAPAGQHVLHAYTPANEPWEHWSGLNRSTPDYDRQRTDRCGVFWHVLEQRIPDLRSRCQVVMEGTPLTHRHYLSVHNGSYGPALSAAQGLFPGVQTPVKGLLQCGASTFPGIGIPPVAASGAMAAHAITGKKAQSELLESLAL; translated from the coding sequence ATGACCACCAAAACCGAGGTGATCGTGATTGGCAGCGGTATCGGTGGTTTGTGTTGTGCAGCCCTCTGTGCCCGTGCTGGCCATGAGGTGCTCGTGCTCGAGGCCCATGGGGCACCCGGTGGTGCTGCCCACGGCTTTCAGCGCCAGGGCTATCACTTCGAATCCGGTCCATCGCTGTGGAGTGGACTGGGCCGGTGGCCCAGCAACAATCCTCTCGCTCAGATTCTTCGGGCTCTCGATGAACCAATCGAGGTGATGTCCTACCGGGACTGGGACGTTCTCTTCCCGGAAGGCCATCTCCGGATCGGCGTCGGCGCCGACGGCTTTGAGCAGGTGGTGCAACAACTTCGCGGTGATGCGGCCTTGGAGGAATGGCGGCGTTTCGCCAGAACGCTGCAGCCAATCGCAGCAGCGGCTGATGCCCTTCCCCTTCTGGCGCTTCCAGCGGGAGGGATCGATGGACTCGGGCCCCTTTTCAGACGCAGTGGCCGTTTGTTGCCGCACCTTCCGGCTCTTCGGCATCTCAGCGGTGCCTTTGGACCGCTTGTGGACCGTCATCTGACGGACCCCTTCTTGCGGCATTGGGTTGATCTTCTCTGCTTTCTGATCAGCGGGATGCCGATGGCGGACACCAACGCTGCGGCCATGGCCACCCTGTTCGGGGAGTGGTTTGATCCCGAGGCCTGTCTTGACTTTCCCAAGGGTGGAAGTGCCGGTGTTGTGAACGCTCTTGTGCGGGGCCTGCAAAAGCATGGGGGGACGTTGCGACTGGGTGCCCGGGTGAAGCAGATCAGGCTTGATGGCGATCGGGTGATCGGCGTGGAGCTCACCAACGGCGAGCAACTGGATGCGGATCACGTGGTGAGCAATGCCGACGCCTGGAGCACGGCGGCGTTGCTGCCTGAAAATGGGGCGTTGCGATGGCGGCAGGATCGTTTGAGCACGCCCGCTTGCGGTTCATTCCTGCATCTTCATCTCGGGTTTGATGCTGCCGGGTTGGACGATCTGCCGATCCACACCGTCTGGGTCGGGGACTGGGAGCGTGGCATCACCGCGGAGCGCAACGCGGTGGTGGTGTCAGTTCCGTCGGTGCTGGATCCCGGCATGGCCCCTGCCGGTCAGCACGTGTTGCATGCCTACACACCAGCGAATGAACCCTGGGAGCACTGGAGCGGGTTGAATCGATCCACGCCTGACTACGACCGCCAGCGTACTGATCGCTGTGGGGTGTTCTGGCATGTGCTGGAGCAGCGCATTCCGGATCTCCGCAGCCGGTGCCAGGTGGTGATGGAGGGTACGCCGCTGACGCACCGCCATTATCTGTCGGTGCACAACGGCAGCTACGGCCCGGCCCTTTCCGCTGCTCAGGGCCTATTCCCTGGAGTGCAGACCCCGGTGAAGGGGCTTCTGCAGTGCGGTGCCAGCACCTTTCCTGGTATTGGCATTCCTCCGGTGGCCGCCAGCGGTGCGATGGCGGCCCATGCCATTACCGGAAAGAAGGCCCAGTCCGAGCTGCTCGAGAGCCTGGCTCTTTGA
- the nth gene encoding endonuclease III: MKKRERAAVVLERLNARYPEPPIPLDHSDPFTLLIAVLLSAQCTDKKVNEVTPALFAAGPTPEAMAALDEKEILSHIRQLGLAKTKSRNVHKLAHILVNVHAGQVPASFEELEALPGVGHKTASVVMAQAFGVPAFPVDTHIHRLAQRWGLSSGESVATTEKDLKSLFPRDSWNKLHLQIIFYGRDHCTARGCDGTVCPLCRELYPQRKKPVEWKKP; encoded by the coding sequence ATGAAGAAGCGCGAGCGGGCGGCCGTGGTTCTGGAGCGATTGAACGCGCGCTATCCCGAACCTCCGATCCCCCTCGATCACAGCGATCCCTTCACCCTGCTGATCGCGGTTCTGCTCAGCGCCCAGTGCACCGATAAAAAGGTCAACGAGGTCACACCCGCACTGTTTGCCGCAGGCCCCACCCCAGAGGCGATGGCAGCCCTCGATGAAAAAGAGATCCTTTCCCATATCCGCCAGCTTGGCCTGGCCAAAACCAAGTCCAGGAATGTGCACAAACTGGCCCACATCCTTGTGAATGTGCATGCAGGCCAGGTTCCGGCCAGCTTCGAGGAGCTTGAAGCGCTGCCGGGCGTGGGTCACAAAACCGCCAGTGTGGTGATGGCTCAGGCATTCGGTGTTCCGGCATTCCCGGTCGACACCCACATCCATCGCCTGGCCCAGCGCTGGGGGCTCAGCAGCGGAGAGTCGGTCGCGACAACCGAAAAGGATCTCAAGAGTCTGTTTCCCAGAGACTCCTGGAACAAACTGCATCTGCAGATCATTTTTTACGGGCGGGACCATTGCACCGCTCGAGGCTGCGACGGCACGGTGTGTCCGCTCTGCCGTGAGCTTTACCCCCAACGCAAAAAGCCAGTGGAGTGGAAGAAACCTTAA
- a CDS encoding PfkB family carbohydrate kinase, translating to MSLSDLPDLSALNLAVIGHQEWVTFLEVDGLPQPGRISRACRSLEEPAGAGAVVAVQLARLTGRRVLFFTALGSDAIGQRSEQRLRELGVEPVIAWRDTPSRRGISLMDPGGDRAITVIGERLTPCAEDALGWERLAQCDGVFVSATDAAGLRLARQARVLTATPRLRLPVLQEASVPLDALIGSGLDPSEQLPEGSPDPAPMLRIATEGAEGGLLIPGGRFAPEPLPGPMVESYGCGDSFAAGVTAGLAAGWEVADAVQLGARCGAACATRFGPYG from the coding sequence GTGTCTTTGAGCGACCTGCCAGACCTGTCTGCATTGAACCTGGCTGTGATCGGTCATCAGGAATGGGTCACCTTTCTGGAAGTGGATGGCCTGCCCCAGCCAGGCCGCATCAGCCGTGCCTGCCGATCCCTCGAGGAACCGGCCGGTGCGGGAGCCGTTGTCGCTGTTCAACTGGCGCGTCTCACTGGGCGCAGGGTGCTGTTTTTTACCGCTCTCGGCTCTGACGCCATCGGACAACGCAGTGAACAACGCCTACGGGAACTGGGGGTAGAACCTGTGATCGCCTGGCGCGACACCCCGAGCCGGCGTGGCATCAGCCTGATGGATCCTGGCGGCGACCGGGCAATCACCGTGATCGGGGAACGCCTCACCCCCTGCGCAGAGGACGCCCTCGGCTGGGAACGCTTGGCGCAGTGCGATGGCGTGTTTGTGTCAGCGACCGATGCCGCTGGCCTGCGCCTTGCCCGACAAGCCAGGGTGCTGACAGCCACGCCAAGGCTCCGTCTGCCGGTGCTTCAGGAGGCATCGGTTCCACTGGATGCCTTGATCGGCAGTGGCCTCGATCCCAGCGAACAGCTGCCCGAGGGGAGCCCTGATCCTGCCCCCATGTTGCGCATCGCCACGGAAGGTGCCGAGGGTGGCCTCCTCATTCCTGGAGGTCGCTTCGCACCAGAGCCTCTTCCTGGGCCGATGGTCGAGTCCTATGGCTGCGGCGACAGTTTTGCTGCAGGAGTCACTGCTGGCCTGGCCGCGGGATGGGAGGTTGCTGATGCAGTCCAGCTCGGTGCGCGCTGTGGTGCTGCCTGCGCCACCCGTTTCGGTCCCTATGGCTAG
- a CDS encoding SIMPL domain-containing protein, whose protein sequence is MGWIRRTPPLVLPMVVLSAGLVVAGAVAVKGIRTAADTITVTGASTERIRSDYADWTVVVQGSGASQQAAYQAVQPDLQQTLAFLRTQGVPDGSVQLAVLESSSNDIRNRVNGALIKTEWSARQPIRISTPDVNLISKVSRSIGSLVGDGVSLTIQPPSYTYTKLADKRVDMLAKATADARKRAVAIAGQAGSGIGAITKADTGTFQITVPNSTDMGRYGSYDTRTIEKDITAVMGVTFRVQ, encoded by the coding sequence ATGGGATGGATCCGCCGGACGCCTCCGCTGGTGCTGCCCATGGTCGTGCTCAGCGCAGGACTGGTGGTGGCCGGTGCTGTGGCCGTGAAAGGGATCCGCACAGCCGCGGACACCATCACCGTGACGGGAGCCAGCACAGAACGAATCCGCAGTGACTACGCCGACTGGACCGTGGTGGTTCAAGGCAGCGGGGCAAGCCAGCAAGCCGCGTATCAGGCCGTGCAGCCTGATCTTCAGCAAACACTGGCGTTTCTGCGGACGCAGGGCGTTCCCGATGGCTCGGTTCAGCTCGCGGTTCTCGAGTCGTCGAGCAACGACATCCGCAACCGCGTGAACGGGGCCTTGATCAAAACCGAGTGGTCGGCCCGGCAGCCGATCCGCATCAGCACCCCCGATGTGAATCTGATCAGCAAGGTGTCCCGATCCATCGGTTCACTGGTCGGTGATGGCGTCTCGCTCACGATTCAGCCGCCTTCTTACACTTACACGAAACTCGCCGACAAACGCGTCGACATGCTCGCCAAAGCCACGGCCGACGCGCGCAAACGCGCCGTGGCCATTGCAGGGCAGGCAGGATCCGGAATTGGGGCCATCACCAAAGCCGATACGGGCACATTTCAGATCACAGTCCCGAATTCAACGGACATGGGCCGCTATGGCTCGTACGACACCCGCACAATCGAGAAAGACATCACTGCCGTGATGGGTGTGACGTTCCGCGTTCAGTGA
- a CDS encoding rhomboid family intramembrane serine protease: MTALPLILLGIAWLQELIDQLVFAGGWNLAMGPGTPWWSLVTAPFSHGGFGHLLANTLVFLPLSYLVLARSARAYLAVWIAVILMEIPVWLFWPVGAHGLSGVVYGLLGYLLLIGFLERRPLAILLSLITLLLFGSALPGLLPWASPAGVSWIGHATGFIAGLIAAKVVQKEPQASGSS, translated from the coding sequence GTGACCGCGTTACCGCTGATCCTCCTCGGCATCGCCTGGCTCCAGGAGCTGATCGATCAACTGGTTTTCGCTGGTGGCTGGAATCTGGCCATGGGCCCGGGGACACCCTGGTGGTCACTGGTCACAGCCCCCTTCAGCCATGGGGGCTTCGGGCATCTGCTCGCCAACACCCTCGTGTTTCTTCCCCTCAGCTACCTGGTGCTCGCACGCAGCGCCAGGGCTTATCTCGCCGTTTGGATCGCGGTCATCTTGATGGAGATCCCGGTGTGGCTCTTCTGGCCCGTCGGAGCCCATGGCCTCTCGGGCGTGGTGTACGGACTCCTCGGCTACCTGCTGTTGATCGGCTTTCTCGAACGGCGGCCTCTGGCCATCCTCTTAAGCCTGATCACGCTCTTGCTGTTCGGCAGTGCCTTGCCAGGACTTCTGCCCTGGGCGTCACCGGCTGGTGTGAGCTGGATCGGCCATGCCACAGGATTCATCGCCGGACTGATCGCAGCGAAAGTCGTTCAAAAAGAGCCTCAGGCTTCAGGGTCATCCTGA